Proteins co-encoded in one Metabacillus sp. KUDC1714 genomic window:
- a CDS encoding acyl-CoA dehydrogenase family protein, protein MQLTEQQQNWRDVARDFAKRKLEPATEWLEGDYFWNNAKKLADHGFLGLTLPEEYGGMNLSIFDACLIIEELCRVCPTSGRHAYHASMGIASFINQLGNEEQKKQYLPMITSGKLFVGLGMSEPEAGSAATDISTTAVEEGDFYRLNGSKVFISEAHLADLFVVYARFGNTGRTSDIGAILVERGTPGFTVGPNEENMSGEVQCALYFEDAMVPKENVLATNNAFKKLMGVYNGVRLGFLSQTMGITQAAFDRTMEHVKQRKQFGKEICEFQGLQWMISDMYVQLEAARTILYRAAEAASDNKPDKNAVSVAKIFVAEAAQKITDTCIQLHGGYGYSKQYPLEWYYRCVRAASIAGGTLQVHKTMLASSVLERKFDQRK, encoded by the coding sequence TTGCAACTTACTGAACAACAACAAAATTGGAGAGATGTGGCAAGAGATTTTGCTAAACGAAAATTAGAACCAGCTACAGAATGGTTAGAAGGCGATTACTTTTGGAATAATGCAAAGAAACTGGCGGACCATGGATTTTTAGGTTTAACACTTCCAGAGGAGTATGGAGGCATGAACTTAAGCATTTTTGATGCATGCCTTATCATCGAGGAACTATGTCGTGTATGCCCAACTAGTGGACGTCATGCTTATCATGCAAGTATGGGTATCGCTTCATTTATTAATCAACTAGGTAATGAAGAACAAAAGAAGCAATACTTGCCAATGATTACATCAGGTAAGCTTTTTGTTGGTTTGGGAATGAGTGAACCGGAAGCAGGCAGCGCAGCAACTGATATATCGACAACAGCTGTTGAAGAAGGAGACTTTTATCGATTAAATGGTTCAAAGGTGTTTATCAGTGAAGCGCATCTGGCTGATTTATTTGTTGTCTATGCCCGTTTCGGCAATACAGGTCGTACTTCAGATATAGGGGCAATTTTAGTAGAACGTGGTACGCCAGGTTTTACTGTTGGACCAAATGAAGAAAACATGAGTGGAGAGGTACAATGTGCATTATATTTTGAAGATGCTATGGTACCGAAAGAAAATGTCCTTGCAACTAATAACGCTTTTAAAAAATTAATGGGTGTATATAATGGGGTGCGTTTAGGATTCTTATCACAAACCATGGGTATTACGCAAGCGGCTTTTGATCGTACGATGGAGCATGTGAAACAGCGTAAACAGTTTGGTAAGGAAATTTGCGAGTTTCAGGGATTACAATGGATGATATCTGATATGTATGTACAGCTTGAAGCTGCTCGTACGATACTTTACAGGGCAGCGGAAGCCGCATCGGATAATAAGCCGGATAAAAATGCAGTTAGTGTTGCGAAAATATTTGTAGCGGAGGCTGCCCAAAAAATCACAGATACTTGTATTCAGCTCCATGGTGGTTATGGATATTCAAAACAATACCCGCTTGAATGGTATTACCGTTGTGTTCGCGCAGCATCTATTGCAGGTGGTACCCTGCAGGTTCATAAAACAATGCTGGCATCAAGTGTACTTGAAAGGAAGTTTGATCAACGAAAATGA
- a CDS encoding acyl CoA:acetate/3-ketoacid CoA transferase, with product MGTTSHKQKSNSKVVSAEEAVKKIPNDATITIGGLISILCPEKVLASLEERFLTTGEPRNLSVLTPVRVGWDQNKSTGLEHVSHKGMLKRLISGSFNVKESPKLTDMIRNNEIEAYNFSMGTLFQLIRSIAGGHPGLLTTAGLHTYVDPRYDGGRLNEATKEDIVKILEIDKKEHLFYPSFPIDVAIIRGTTADENGNITLEEEPATLSGLEMAMAAKANGGYVIAQVKRVTENKTLHPRSVEIPGILVDAVVIDEDQKQSLLKDYHPSWTGEIKQPINQLKKTLQLDAKKVILRRALKEIDAGSIVNLGVGIPVDLPQLALEEDFFNEITFSLEHGAIGGVPMGVEVFGAHINPEAFVTSPQIFDFYQAGGLSATLLGFAQIDGTGNVNVSKFKGIYRGSGGFVDITHKTPKIIFCGTLTSGGLKVSVENEKIKIVNEGRHKKFIQTIEHLTFNASQALKKGQEVLYITERCVFRLEEGGLVLIEHAPGVDVKKDILSNVECEIKISADLKLMDPEFFTQSSNEMLMERV from the coding sequence TTGGGTACAACATCTCATAAGCAAAAAAGTAATTCTAAAGTAGTTTCTGCTGAAGAAGCTGTTAAAAAAATACCAAATGATGCAACAATTACTATTGGCGGCCTTATCTCTATTCTATGTCCTGAAAAAGTTTTGGCTTCACTTGAAGAGCGTTTCTTAACGACTGGGGAACCAAGAAACCTATCAGTTCTGACTCCTGTAAGGGTGGGATGGGATCAAAATAAAAGCACTGGATTAGAACACGTTTCCCACAAAGGGATGTTAAAGCGATTAATTAGCGGTAGCTTTAATGTAAAAGAAAGTCCAAAATTAACTGATATGATAAGAAACAATGAAATAGAAGCTTATAACTTTTCAATGGGTACTTTATTTCAGTTAATAAGATCAATTGCTGGAGGACATCCTGGCCTTTTAACAACAGCAGGATTACATACCTATGTGGATCCAAGGTATGACGGTGGTAGATTAAATGAAGCTACAAAAGAAGATATTGTAAAAATACTAGAAATAGATAAAAAGGAACACTTGTTCTATCCGTCTTTTCCGATAGACGTAGCGATCATAAGAGGAACAACTGCTGATGAAAATGGAAATATAACGCTTGAAGAGGAACCTGCTACATTAAGTGGACTTGAAATGGCAATGGCAGCAAAGGCTAATGGAGGTTATGTAATTGCTCAGGTCAAGCGTGTAACTGAAAACAAGACCCTTCACCCTCGTTCTGTAGAGATTCCCGGAATTTTAGTTGATGCGGTAGTAATAGATGAGGATCAGAAGCAAAGTTTACTTAAAGATTATCATCCGAGCTGGACAGGAGAAATTAAGCAACCAATTAATCAACTCAAAAAGACATTACAATTAGATGCGAAAAAAGTAATTTTACGTAGAGCCTTAAAAGAAATTGATGCTGGTTCAATTGTTAATCTTGGCGTAGGAATTCCCGTAGATCTGCCTCAGCTTGCGTTAGAGGAAGACTTCTTTAATGAAATTACATTTTCTTTAGAGCATGGTGCAATTGGCGGTGTTCCAATGGGGGTTGAGGTATTTGGGGCTCATATAAACCCAGAGGCATTTGTTACTTCCCCGCAAATATTTGATTTTTATCAAGCTGGAGGTTTATCTGCAACTTTACTTGGATTTGCACAAATTGATGGAACAGGGAATGTAAATGTTAGTAAATTTAAGGGTATATACAGAGGTTCCGGCGGTTTTGTTGATATTACTCATAAGACGCCAAAAATCATTTTCTGTGGCACGCTGACAAGTGGTGGCTTAAAGGTATCTGTTGAAAATGAAAAAATAAAAATTGTAAATGAAGGACGACATAAAAAATTCATCCAAACGATTGAACATTTAACGTTCAATGCTAGTCAAGCATTGAAAAAAGGGCAAGAAGTTCTTTATATTACTGAACGCTGTGTTTTCCGATTAGAAGAAGGTGGCTTAGTTTTAATTGAGCACGCGCCAGGGGTTGATGTGAAAAAAGATATTCTCTCGAATGTTGAGTGCGAAATTAAAATTTCTGCAGATTTAAAACTAATGGATCCAGAGTTTTTTACACAATCATCAAATGAAATGTTAATGGAAAGGGTGTAA
- a CDS encoding FAD-binding protein encodes MSYFKIDRIIEIEVLVVGGGGAAARAALSAAQAGADVRMAIKAKWLGSGSTATAFSELLAIAAAIGHADERDHPEIHYEDTLDAGRGFIDPELVWTLASEVPDRIQDLIDIGLNFDKVEDGKLVQGMSDFATYPRTCRVNGVTARHILVALAKQIKNHNVPIDENTTVFKLITDKNNKISGALAINKDTEEMILYKTPSVILACGGAHHIYKYAVGTSDMVGNGYAMANELGVPLINMEFIQIGPGAIQPSITLLSGPVWKARPILTNNKGEDILEKHVPQHVDIDDVYNHKVFPFTISTAAYYLDTSIQKELESNPTPNGGVWCTMRPGSESIVDQKMPKTKGVLKSKGIDVFKDKFEVALVAQCMNGGALIESPDGTTNVSGLFIAGETAGGVRGPDRPGGNSLAEGQVFGHRTGSAAAAYSQKTTSNESLEQETLAALNNLNSWIENSKGKKDLVEAVESVKETMYKNCLVIRNEERLDTALKHVNELERSLEAGEYQINMQNISAAIDLKHMLVTSKAIILSAKTRTESRSCHYREDYPNKDDANWIKSIYVTQKDGEMQVNTRQWLSKRVSERSESKL; translated from the coding sequence GTGTCTTACTTTAAAATAGATCGCATAATTGAAATAGAGGTATTAGTTGTTGGAGGAGGTGGGGCTGCAGCGCGAGCTGCCCTATCTGCTGCTCAAGCCGGGGCAGATGTTCGGATGGCAATAAAAGCAAAATGGCTAGGAAGCGGTTCCACCGCAACGGCATTTTCAGAATTATTAGCGATAGCTGCAGCCATCGGCCATGCTGATGAACGAGACCATCCTGAAATTCACTATGAAGACACGTTAGATGCTGGAAGAGGATTTATTGATCCAGAGCTTGTTTGGACACTTGCATCAGAGGTACCAGATCGAATACAGGATCTTATAGACATAGGGTTAAATTTTGATAAGGTCGAAGACGGAAAATTAGTACAGGGCATGAGTGATTTTGCTACATATCCACGAACTTGTCGAGTAAATGGTGTAACCGCGCGTCATATTCTAGTAGCTTTAGCCAAACAAATTAAAAATCATAATGTCCCTATTGATGAAAATACAACAGTGTTTAAGTTAATAACAGATAAAAACAATAAGATTTCAGGTGCATTAGCAATAAATAAAGATACAGAAGAAATGATTCTTTATAAAACACCGTCTGTTATCCTTGCTTGTGGTGGTGCTCATCATATTTATAAATATGCAGTTGGTACATCAGACATGGTTGGAAATGGCTATGCAATGGCAAACGAATTGGGTGTTCCTCTTATTAATATGGAATTTATTCAAATTGGACCTGGGGCAATTCAGCCGTCTATTACTTTACTATCAGGTCCGGTATGGAAAGCAAGGCCAATTTTAACAAACAATAAAGGAGAAGACATTCTCGAAAAACATGTTCCTCAGCATGTAGATATTGATGATGTTTACAATCATAAAGTGTTTCCTTTTACCATTTCAACTGCTGCTTACTATTTGGATACTTCCATTCAAAAAGAGCTAGAATCAAATCCAACTCCTAATGGAGGAGTGTGGTGTACGATGCGTCCTGGTTCTGAAAGCATTGTTGATCAAAAAATGCCCAAAACCAAAGGGGTATTAAAGTCGAAGGGTATTGATGTATTTAAAGATAAATTTGAAGTAGCACTTGTCGCGCAATGTATGAACGGGGGTGCTTTAATTGAAAGCCCGGATGGGACTACAAACGTTTCAGGTTTATTTATCGCTGGAGAAACAGCGGGAGGAGTTCGCGGTCCAGACCGTCCTGGTGGCAATTCATTAGCTGAAGGTCAAGTTTTTGGTCACCGAACAGGGAGTGCAGCTGCTGCATATTCTCAGAAAACAACAAGTAATGAAAGTCTTGAACAAGAAACACTTGCGGCATTAAATAATCTTAATAGCTGGATTGAAAATAGTAAAGGTAAAAAAGACCTTGTTGAAGCAGTTGAATCTGTCAAAGAAACGATGTATAAAAATTGCTTAGTTATTCGAAATGAAGAGCGCTTAGATACAGCTCTAAAACATGTGAATGAACTTGAAAGATCATTAGAAGCTGGAGAATATCAGATTAATATGCAGAATATATCAGCAGCAATTGACTTAAAACATATGCTTGTCACTTCCAAAGCAATTATCCTGTCTGCTAAAACTCGTACAGAAAGCAGAAGTTGTCATTATCGTGAAGATTATCCAAATAAAGATGATGCAAACTGGATCAAAAGTATTTATGTCACACAGAAAGATGGTGAAATGCAAGTAAATACAAGACAATGGTTAAGTAAAAGGGTGAGTGAACGAAGTGAATCAAAACTATGA
- a CDS encoding enoyl-CoA hydratase/isomerase family protein — protein sequence MKLEVLIKSGIAHVELNNPPFNLLTNTVKHKVKEAFRVLSANRNVRVILFTAAGEHFCCGADLKEFSARINNNKAKEAWIEGHEMLQAIMDAPQPTIVCVKGNTLGGGAELATAFDIRIFAEDVAFGYPEVSRTVFPGNGGFERFLQLSGEANAAYLFLTGEKILAADALRIGIANKIVEKNQLEIEGKKMADLVASYSNKTIRTIKKVIKGCRQKDLFFKEGMNHFDALHQTEDIVESINAFFEKRDPRYQHK from the coding sequence ATGAAGCTTGAAGTCTTAATTAAGAGTGGGATTGCACATGTTGAATTAAATAATCCACCTTTCAATCTATTAACAAATACAGTGAAACATAAAGTGAAGGAAGCTTTTCGTGTTCTTTCAGCTAATCGAAACGTGAGAGTCATCTTGTTTACTGCTGCGGGTGAACATTTCTGCTGCGGTGCTGACTTAAAAGAATTCTCTGCTAGAATCAACAACAATAAGGCAAAGGAAGCGTGGATTGAAGGACATGAAATGCTTCAGGCTATAATGGATGCTCCTCAACCAACGATTGTTTGCGTAAAAGGAAATACACTTGGTGGAGGAGCCGAGTTAGCTACTGCTTTTGATATAAGGATATTTGCTGAGGATGTTGCATTTGGTTATCCAGAAGTTTCACGAACGGTTTTTCCTGGAAACGGAGGTTTTGAACGATTTCTACAGCTTTCAGGGGAAGCGAATGCGGCTTATTTATTTTTAACAGGAGAAAAAATACTAGCTGCAGATGCGTTAAGAATCGGGATTGCTAATAAGATAGTAGAGAAAAATCAGCTTGAAATAGAAGGAAAGAAAATGGCTGACCTAGTTGCTTCATACTCAAACAAAACGATTCGGACAATTAAAAAAGTAATTAAAGGATGCCGCCAAAAAGACCTGTTTTTTAAAGAGGGAATGAATCACTTTGATGCTCTTCACCAAACGGAAGATATCGTTGAATCTATTAATGCATTTTTTGAAAAAAGAGATCCCCGTTACCAACATAAATAA
- a CDS encoding RraA family protein yields the protein MNIGFRIFSVDKRVDQLIVDQFRTVVTPHISDNMSRLQGAGAKLRPYHNGMKLVGTAFTVKTRPGDNLMVHKAIDLAQPGDVIVVDAGGDQTNAIVGEIMQRIAKKNRIAGFVINGAIRDTVAFKNDSFPVYAKGVTHRGPYKDGPGEINVPVSFNGMIIHPGDLIVGDEDGLVVVPLEEAEEILEKAQKMARKEVEIFQSIEQGTIDRNWIDSTLKEKGCESYDSYKSFTTSGGYK from the coding sequence ATGAACATAGGCTTTCGAATATTTTCAGTTGATAAACGCGTTGATCAATTGATCGTTGACCAGTTTAGAACAGTTGTTACACCACATATTAGTGATAATATGAGCAGGTTGCAAGGAGCAGGAGCAAAATTAAGACCATACCATAATGGGATGAAGCTTGTAGGTACGGCATTTACTGTGAAAACAAGACCTGGAGATAACTTAATGGTTCACAAAGCGATCGATTTAGCACAACCAGGTGACGTTATTGTTGTTGATGCAGGAGGCGATCAAACAAATGCCATTGTAGGAGAGATTATGCAAAGAATAGCGAAAAAAAATAGAATTGCGGGATTTGTCATTAATGGTGCTATTCGTGATACAGTTGCTTTTAAAAATGATTCATTCCCAGTTTATGCAAAAGGAGTGACTCATCGAGGACCATATAAAGATGGCCCAGGAGAAATAAACGTTCCTGTTTCATTTAATGGTATGATTATTCATCCAGGTGATTTAATAGTAGGAGATGAAGATGGTCTTGTAGTAGTCCCGTTAGAGGAGGCAGAAGAAATCCTGGAAAAAGCACAAAAAATGGCTCGAAAAGAGGTAGAAATATTTCAATCTATTGAACAAGGAACAATAGATAGAAACTGGATTGATAGCACTTTAAAAGAAAAAGGCTGTGAAAGCTATGATTCTTATAAATCGTTCACTACCAGTGGTGGTTATAAATGA
- a CDS encoding 2-hydroxyacid dehydrogenase translates to MKPKVYITRKIPEQILEKISMVCDVRMWDKEDIPVPYEILEKEIVDIDGLFCLLTETIDHSLMSKATNLKIVANMAVGYNNIDITSATKHGIMVTNTPGVLTETTADLTFGLLMATARRLVEASDYLKNGDWKTWSPMKLTGQDVHGATLGIIGLGRIGEALARRAKGFNMEILYYNRSRKYEQEKELGITYTSFENLLKVSDFICIITPYTPETKHLIDTEQLSLMKKNAILINTARGGIVNEAALYNTLKNKGIFGAGLDVFEEEPVSLDHPLLTLPNVVTLPHIGSASKATRIKMADLAANNLILGLKGKRPQNLINDVCFNHK, encoded by the coding sequence ATGAAGCCAAAAGTTTATATTACAAGGAAAATTCCTGAACAGATTCTAGAGAAAATTAGTATGGTTTGTGATGTACGAATGTGGGATAAAGAAGATATCCCAGTCCCGTATGAAATATTGGAAAAGGAAATTGTAGATATTGATGGACTATTTTGTTTATTAACAGAAACAATCGATCATTCATTAATGAGCAAAGCCACAAACCTTAAAATTGTTGCTAATATGGCAGTCGGATATAATAATATCGATATTACAAGTGCAACAAAGCATGGAATAATGGTTACGAATACACCAGGTGTTTTAACAGAGACGACTGCAGATCTAACCTTTGGGCTTTTAATGGCAACAGCCCGCCGTCTAGTAGAGGCATCCGACTATTTAAAAAATGGAGATTGGAAAACGTGGTCTCCAATGAAACTAACTGGTCAAGATGTACACGGAGCAACTTTAGGGATCATCGGTTTAGGTCGGATAGGAGAGGCTTTGGCACGAAGAGCAAAAGGTTTTAACATGGAGATTCTTTACTATAATCGAAGCCGAAAATACGAACAAGAAAAAGAGCTAGGTATAACATACACTTCATTTGAAAACCTTCTAAAAGTATCGGATTTTATATGTATAATAACTCCTTACACCCCAGAAACGAAACATTTAATAGATACAGAACAACTTTCATTGATGAAAAAGAATGCAATACTAATTAATACTGCAAGAGGAGGTATTGTGAATGAAGCTGCCTTATATAATACCTTAAAAAACAAAGGTATTTTTGGGGCAGGTTTAGATGTATTTGAAGAAGAGCCTGTATCTTTAGATCACCCGCTTTTAACTTTACCTAATGTTGTGACCCTGCCGCATATAGGTAGTGCGAGTAAAGCAACTAGAATAAAAATGGCTGACCTTGCGGCAAATAATTTAATTTTAGGTTTAAAAGGTAAAAGACCACAAAATTTAATAAATGATGTTTGTTTCAATCACAAATAA
- a CDS encoding Rrf2 family transcriptional regulator yields MSISSRFAVGIHILALIELNKEGITSSEFLASSVNTNSAVIRKLMGMLKNAGLIEVKPGIAGAKLSKKLYDITLFDVYKAVNVVQEKELFSVHENPNPKCPVGRNIQNTIEPLFTSAQLAMEKVLRSVTLEDVVKDIATIENN; encoded by the coding sequence ATGTCCATCAGCAGCCGATTCGCTGTCGGTATTCATATATTAGCTTTAATTGAATTAAATAAAGAAGGGATAACGTCTTCTGAATTTTTAGCATCCAGTGTAAACACAAACTCAGCAGTGATCAGAAAACTCATGGGAATGTTAAAAAATGCTGGTTTAATAGAGGTAAAACCAGGTATTGCAGGGGCTAAACTCTCAAAAAAATTATATGATATTACACTGTTTGACGTTTATAAAGCAGTGAATGTAGTACAGGAAAAAGAGCTATTTAGCGTCCATGAAAATCCAAATCCAAAATGTCCTGTAGGTAGGAACATCCAGAATACAATCGAACCATTGTTCACATCAGCTCAGTTAGCTATGGAGAAGGTGTTGAGGAGCGTAACACTAGAGGATGTTGTGAAGGATATTGCTACAATTGAGAATAACTAG